One region of Azoarcus sp. CIB genomic DNA includes:
- the mtnA gene encoding S-methyl-5-thioribose-1-phosphate isomerase, translated as MFTQPIPTIRRDGDAAVILDQTLLPHACELRRLTTLEEVATAIHSMQVRGAPLIGATAAYGVAIALITDASDARLDHALTTLAATRPTAVNLHWALGQMRERLHSLAATERSAAAWREAEAIHRNDAEMCAAIGGHGYAILERLAAGLGRPLRVMTHCNAGWLATCGAGTALAPVYEAQARGLAVEVWVSETRPRNQGLLTAWELREAGVPLRLIADNAAGILLARGEVDVVITGADRVAANGDAANKVGTYLKALAAREHGVPFYIAAPFSTVDFGCADGHAIPIEDRGPTEVCTVLGLDSDGAVKTLRLAPETTAAANPAFDVTPAQCITGIITERGVCAPGRLRDLYPDAAR; from the coding sequence ATGTTTACCCAGCCCATTCCCACGATCCGCCGTGACGGCGACGCCGCCGTCATCCTCGACCAGACCCTGCTGCCGCACGCGTGCGAACTGCGCCGCCTGACAACGCTCGAAGAGGTCGCGACCGCTATCCACTCGATGCAGGTGCGCGGGGCCCCGCTCATCGGCGCGACCGCCGCCTATGGCGTTGCGATCGCCCTCATCACCGACGCGAGCGACGCGCGCCTCGACCATGCGCTGACGACCCTCGCGGCAACTCGGCCGACCGCGGTGAATCTGCACTGGGCGCTCGGACAGATGCGCGAACGCCTGCACTCCCTGGCAGCGACCGAACGCTCCGCGGCGGCCTGGCGCGAAGCCGAAGCGATCCACCGCAACGACGCCGAGATGTGCGCGGCGATCGGCGGGCACGGTTACGCAATCCTCGAACGCCTGGCCGCCGGACTCGGCCGCCCGCTGCGCGTCATGACCCACTGCAACGCCGGCTGGCTCGCCACCTGCGGCGCCGGCACCGCGCTCGCGCCCGTATATGAGGCACAGGCGCGCGGACTCGCGGTCGAGGTGTGGGTCAGCGAGACGCGGCCGCGCAACCAGGGCCTCCTCACCGCGTGGGAACTGCGCGAAGCGGGCGTGCCGCTGCGCCTCATCGCCGACAACGCGGCCGGCATCCTCCTCGCACGGGGCGAGGTCGACGTGGTGATCACCGGCGCCGACCGCGTGGCAGCCAACGGTGACGCCGCGAACAAGGTCGGCACCTATCTCAAGGCGCTGGCCGCGCGCGAGCACGGCGTGCCCTTCTACATCGCTGCCCCGTTCTCGACCGTCGATTTCGGCTGCGCCGACGGCCACGCGATCCCGATCGAGGACCGCGGCCCGACGGAGGTGTGCACGGTGCTCGGGCTCGACAGCGACGGCGCGGTGAAGACCCTGCGCCTCGCGCCCGAAACCACCGCCGCGGCCAACCCCGCTTTCGACGTGACGCCTGCCCAGTGCATCACCGGCATCATCACCGAGCGCGGCGTGTGCGCCCCCGGGCGGCTGCGCGATCTGTATCCGGACGCGGCGCGATGA
- a CDS encoding class II aldolase/adducin family protein, with the protein MSLIVDIKLREQLLATARAMSTTGLNTGTAGNVSVRIDGGMLITPSGMPPSTCMPDDMVIVAEDGAASGRLAPSSEWRFHHDLYARRPEAGAIVHAHAPFATSLACQRVEIPPFHYMIARFGANTVRCARYATFGTQALSDNILAAMEGRSACLMANHGMLVFGRDLDNALDLAIEFETLCEQYWRTRQIGEPVLLSDEEMAEVVERFRWYGKPRSG; encoded by the coding sequence ATGAGCCTCATCGTCGATATCAAGCTGCGCGAGCAACTCCTCGCGACCGCGCGCGCGATGAGCACGACCGGACTCAACACCGGCACCGCGGGCAACGTCAGCGTGCGCATTGACGGTGGCATGCTGATCACCCCCAGCGGCATGCCCCCTTCAACCTGCATGCCGGACGACATGGTGATCGTCGCCGAGGACGGGGCGGCCAGCGGTCGCCTCGCGCCCTCGAGCGAGTGGCGCTTCCACCACGACCTCTACGCGCGACGGCCCGAAGCGGGCGCGATCGTCCACGCGCACGCGCCCTTCGCGACCTCGCTCGCCTGCCAGCGCGTCGAGATCCCGCCCTTCCACTACATGATCGCGCGCTTCGGCGCCAACACCGTGCGCTGCGCGCGCTACGCGACCTTCGGCACGCAGGCACTGTCGGACAACATCCTCGCCGCGATGGAGGGACGCTCGGCCTGCCTGATGGCGAACCACGGCATGCTCGTGTTCGGCCGCGATCTCGACAATGCGCTCGATCTCGCGATCGAGTTCGAGACCCTATGCGAGCAGTACTGGCGCACCCGCCAGATCGGCGAGCCGGTGCTGCTGTCGGATGAGGAGATGGCCGAGGTCGTCGAGCGCTTCCGCTGGTACGGCAAGCCGCGGTCGGGCTAG
- a CDS encoding NAD(P)-dependent oxidoreductase encodes MEVGFVGLGAMGRPMAQHLQRAGHRLHLWARRPESVAPFAGTDAVVHATPAELAAATDVAFTIITTSEDVERVALGEGGFVEGARPGWVHVDMSTIAPGTTRRVAAALAARGAAMLDAPVSGGSVAAEAGTVAMMVGGDAAVLERVRPLLDCFARAVVHVGDNGAGEVAKACNQMVMVAAIQACAEAMLLAQAHGVDASRVREALMGGSASSRMLDVMGDRMLRRDFAAGIEARLHHKDFGILMDEAARLGTPLPVAAQVWQQLNALMSQGGAHDDTSSLLRVLEASSGRAA; translated from the coding sequence ATGGAGGTTGGTTTCGTCGGCTTGGGCGCGATGGGGCGCCCGATGGCGCAACATCTGCAGCGCGCCGGCCACCGGCTGCACCTGTGGGCACGCCGCCCCGAAAGCGTCGCACCCTTCGCCGGCACCGACGCGGTCGTGCACGCGACACCGGCCGAACTCGCCGCGGCCACTGACGTCGCCTTCACGATCATCACGACCAGCGAGGACGTCGAGCGCGTCGCGTTGGGCGAGGGCGGGTTCGTCGAAGGCGCGCGGCCCGGCTGGGTGCACGTGGACATGAGCACCATCGCGCCCGGTACGACGCGCCGCGTCGCGGCCGCGCTGGCCGCACGCGGGGCGGCGATGCTGGACGCGCCGGTCTCGGGCGGGTCGGTCGCGGCCGAGGCGGGAACGGTTGCGATGATGGTCGGCGGCGACGCGGCGGTGCTGGAGCGCGTGCGTCCGCTGCTGGACTGCTTCGCCCGCGCGGTCGTGCATGTCGGTGACAACGGCGCCGGCGAGGTCGCCAAGGCGTGCAACCAGATGGTGATGGTCGCGGCGATCCAGGCCTGTGCCGAGGCGATGCTGCTCGCGCAGGCGCACGGCGTCGATGCGTCGCGCGTGCGCGAGGCCCTGATGGGCGGCTCGGCATCGTCGCGCATGCTCGACGTGATGGGTGACCGCATGCTGCGGCGTGATTTCGCCGCCGGCATCGAGGCGCGCCTGCATCACAAGGACTTCGGCATCCTGATGGACGAGGCCGCCCGCCTCGGTACGCCGCTGCCGGTCGCCGCGCAGGTGTGGCAGCAGCTCAACGCGTTGATGTCGCAGGGCGGCGCGCACGACGACACGTCGAGCCTGCTCCGCGTGCTGGAGGCCTCCAGCGGGAGGGCTGCTTAG